CAAGAGGCAAAGCATGTCTGGTATTCAATAGCTGTACTGGTTGTTCTGATTGCCAAACAAATTTCCCCCCTGGGAATGAACGTAGATTAAAACTTCAAATCAAGCACACAAGCAATTTCTGCTCTTAACTGTGATTAATTGAACAACCTGCATATGTTCTTTGAGGCTGCACATTATTTTGACCAAGTGTGGGGAAAATACAGAGATTTAAGGCAAGACTTTTGCTTCAACCTTTATAATTGATGTATTCAATTAATTACTGCAGGCCTACATCAGTCAAAGAAAACGCCGGTGGGAGCAAATAAATTATGAGCATTAAATGATTTATGCTTCAACTTGGCATGGACAACATGGCTGAAAATCTACAAAAGACACGTATGTTTGGGTTCGTGATCTCATCAGTGTCGTACCTATGTCAGTTAGTGGCGCTTTCTTAAATCCACAATTTAAATGTCGCACTAAAGCAACTTAGTGGTCCCAGGAAGAAGTTACCACTTCCAAATGCTGCTTGGGAGTGCAGGCGGCGACTCGTCCTTTTGTCATAATGATGTCATGTAATGTTTCTGGATACGGGGGTCATGTATGTCATTCAGTGGGTTGGTCTGTTTGAAGGTTCTCATGCGCGTTAGTTCCAATCTGACGAGTCATacccacataaaaaaaaaaatctttacacTTAATGCTATCCAGATAGGCACCTGTTTTAACACATGTCAATCAGCTGCTAAAAACAATGAGTCACCCTCTGGGATAAGCCTGAGCAAAGTGGTTAACGACTTTACAACTCTGACGTCTGCTTTAAGGCATAACTTCTCCAAACTCATCAATCTAAAGAAAACCAGCTGGAAGAAAAACGGACTTTGGATCTCTGCGACTTTGTTGATTCTTATGACAAGCCCAGTtacgcaagaaggtgcagcgACACGCTGGGCCGCGAGAGGTGAGAACTGCAGTGCTGGCAGCGGATCTGACGAGGCAATCTAATGACCAGTCACCTGCGTTTAGGAGAGAAAAAACAGACATTCACGCCCTCTTCCTCGCTCCTCGGGGGCATCTGGAAGCGCAAGCTGCACCAGACATCAAACGCTGGTAATGAGAGCAATTGGGAGAAGGTGTGTCCAGGAAGCGAGGGGTGTGAAGAGGTTGTCAAGAACGAACAGTTGTTCGGTCGGTACAAGAGAAGCGACAGAAACAGGCGAAGCTCCGCGGGCCAAAGACTCAAACCGGTCGGACGGTCTTGGCAACTTTTGGATAATCCCCAGAAGAGAGACCTAAAATGTGTGGTGCCCGAATATCATCGAGAACATCATTTTAAATCGCGTGCCATGAACAGACCCTTGCGCCTTTGTGCAAAAATTGAGTGATGTGGAGTTGGTTGTTTTATTGCCGATCATAAAACTGTCATCATGTTCCATCCACgggcaattctttttttttttgtgcaatttAGTGTCACCCATCTTTCTGATATACATAGTTGAAATTTGGAAGCAATTGGAAAAGAACTTGAGCAGATGTTTGTCTCATAACTCATTGCTATTTCAAACCAAAGTGACAGACTTCCTTTGGCCATGGGCTCTTGAGACATTACTGTGGCTcgattcaaaatttggaatcacGGGATGGATTTCCAAAAGAAtctggggcttcccgacagcaaCCTCTACCAAACAACCATTTTCACCGTGACGAGAGAGCGCGTGAGGAGAGAGGGCGATGGATTCCACACTGCAATGAAGACCAAACCAAGGACAAGGCCAAATTGGAATTGCTTAATTTTTATCAAGGTTTCTGGTATATGCCGTTAAAATTTGGTAGCCAAAGGGCAAAGTCTCTTGCCACTGCAGTTCTGGGGTAAAGTTCCTGAGGTGCAAAAGCCCCCTTTTCCTCACCTTGGGAGTTACGTTCTTGGTGTTTCACACAAATCACAACCTTACTCGGGGTCAGATAAGCAGCAATTGGCCTGGGTGTTTTGTCTTTGTGGTGAACCGCCTTATCTTTGTTCCTGTCAAAGCCGTTTGATCAAATGCTATGCAAAACGTGTGAGGAAGGCGGCCAATTTGTATTCCCCTGGTGTTGCGTGTTGCCGTGTGGGCTGGCGGGGGGCATCAAAAGGTGGCTGCAACCCAAGACGCAGGGGTCGGGACAGGGGGTCACGGGTTTAAACCTTGCCCCAGGAAACCATTTTAGAGGTCAGGTGTGTTTGCTTAAGAAAGAGACAGGGTTCAAGATTTGGGCTTTGAGAGGCAACCGCCCAAAACATTCCCCCTTGGAAATTTACCATCAGGTTGCGCTAATTACAATGCGCTTATCACATTCCAGAGCACAAGTAGGGTAAAACTGATTTTCATTCATTAGATTTAGTTAATGAAAGGAGATGGTCATTAAGACTAGGTACCTTAGTCTGTGGTTTAGCGCCGGATCCTGATGGTTTCTGCGCAGGGCCATTTTGTTTCATCCAACTTTTGTTAGCCTTCTTTGATATTTCCGGGCCctatggtggtggtggggacaAAAATCATAAGGGGAAAGAAAACATAAATGAGCGCAACTAATAAAATAAGCACCGCAGGTCTTCCATTTAAGTTTCTATTGATAGAATTTACCTGCACGATTATCTACTAACTCACATTTCCCGAACGCCAATGCTTTCCTCGCCTTGGAGCGGGTTGCAAGTGTAATTGCCCGTGTTGACATAACGACTACAACACCATTATGCGTGTCATTTCCTGAAGCGATACTTCTGGAAAGATCAAGTGACGGCATTTACGAGACGTTTTGAACAGCGGAGAACGCTTCGGTCATGACAACACACCTGTCATGTTTCAATATTGACGAGGGAACAatgcatgctggaaaatgagctGCGGTACAGTCAAAAAGATTGTAACACAGCCAACATGCTAAAGGTGGAACACTGTGCTCATAATGCGCTACATGTTTGGGATTGCCGCTATATTCGACAACTACCTTAAACCTTTCCAAAAGACCTTCAAGTGTTTGGATGCCAGAAGCTTTCTTCAATAACAAAATGCAGAAACATTCATAAACAACTTTCTATGACTAACACCCAAGCACTTAACACGGAGATGAGCTAACAGTTAGCCAATTAACAGCAATCCGCTAACCTAATGTAAAAACTGACTCAAGGATTCTGCAGATTTGAGCCCAATCAAATTGAAGACTTCTCAGTCACTAAATCTGATCATTAAAATCAAGCAAATCCGTCAAACGGGCTTCAAAGACAATTTCACAATTTTATTCATTGTGAAAGTGGAACGAAAAATTGAAAATCAAAAATATCAAGCAACTTGCTGATTGTCTAAGATTATTTACATGCAGTTTCACCCATCATCAAGCTATCTGCTTTATTTGCTTATCAAGGAGCGTGAAGCCATGGGCTCGGGTCACGTAGGAGGGTGAAGACAACAGAATAAATCAACAGGTGACAGACACGCTCAGCTGTCATCCGACCCCAAGGCGAGGATCGGCGCTCATGTCGCAGGTATGCGCATCTGCCCCGCTTTGATCTCTCGCCCTGGCACCGTTTCTTTTTGGACCCGCGTGGTTTTGTCAAAGCCAGGAGGAATCACCTGCCGAAATTGGGCCGattgcacagacacacacacacacacgcacttgaAAGCGATTGCGGAGACACGCAAAACGTGTTCAAAGGCGAGGGCCAGGTGCGGGGCTGAAATAGCACAAGagacgatttaaaaaaaaaagaagcaattatATTAACAGTGGGATGACAGAAGACCAAAGATATGCAGGCTTGCAGAAATAAAGTTGTGCAAAGAAATTGTACATGTGTTAAGACTGAACTCTACAGTGGAACCTGCAAAGTGCAACAATTTGAAGTTCCGGAAAAGCAAAAGTCCAAACTTCAAAGCAGCATTGTGTGTGACGGCAGCAAAACCTGCAAGACTCCAGCTCAGAAGGTAGTGAGCTAGTGTGCTTGTGCAAGCACCCTACAAGATTTGCGACGTCACAAGTGGAATGACAATCTGATCTAATAAATTTCTCAGTTACacgctttttatttttcattacacGCCTTTATTTATGGCGTGTGCGTGGGAGAGTGAGGAGGGTGCGTCAAGTGAGTCTGCATTGTGAAGGGGGTGCATTGCTTCCACTGTCTAAGAAAGATAAGTAGAAAGGTTAAATACAACCAAATTGTCCATAAAAATGTTATATTAAAGCTTGCAAGGGAGAAAGTGTGTGCTGATCTTGGAGGGGGGTGTGGCTTTTAAAACATGGGAAAGGCTAACATCTACAACTTTTGTTATTGTTTCCCTAAGTGTGGTTTCATTGAAAATTAACGCAAAAAGGTTAGACATGCCTAaaagatattttttaaaaatagtacCTGCTTAAAAGGTTGGGAAAAGTTGTTGTGACTTATAATAAAACTTGTAAAAACTATTTCACTCAAAATCAAGCTTTTGGCCATATTTAGGTGTGtgtcttaaaaatatttttttcaagtgaGGTAAAATCCGACCATATGACACAAAAACAAGCTTTTGGAGAAAAATTCTGAAGGAAACAAGTGCATGATTGAAATATAAAAAATCATTTTCCTAATACGAGTTATAAATTACTACCCTCGAAGTAAATCAGTGTTCagctttggaggttccactgcaCATTGGTTGTATGGATTGATGTGCTTACtgcaaaggtaaaaaaaacctAATGCATACACGGTGTGCACATGGGTGTGAGCGTAGTCATGAAATAGTGCCGTCCTGCTGGTGAGACGGTGAGAATTCCCGCGCGTAGATTACAGAGGAGAAATCCGATCATTACGCCACGCGAACCCTGTGTTTTAGTCTTCAAAAACAGGTGGGCAAGAGCGGGAACAGGATAGAAAAACTCGtagatggagggggggggggcaagatgGACGGTCAATGGTTGCAGACGTGGTGGGCGGGGCAGGAGGCAAATGAAATGTTGCAAAAGGACTTGAGGTAGAAGCTTCTGCCTATGCTGACACCAAGTGGACAACCAAGGACTAACAAGTCCTTTTGACACATGCAGCCTCATTTTCTTCCATTTGGTGATGAGAGAAATAATTATTCATCTAAATAGCAGAGCCAAATCGTTCAGTCTTACTTTTTTTACGCTCTTCTGGGGCATGACGTCATCACTGTCGTCGTCTTCATCATCACTAGAACATAGCAAAAGGTAATGTAATGCTTGAGGCTGATAAACTTGGCTGACCAGATTATCAACAGTAGGGAGACAAACatactcatcatcatcatcatcgctgTCTTCATCAGAGTCCATTTTGAGCTTTTTCTGCAAAACAAACGAGCGAATTGAGTTTTCACATTCAAACCATAAAGTGTTTAAGCAGGGTAGACACAGCAATGATTGAATTGATTTTGAGACAACCACAATCGTAAATGTAAAACCTGTTCAATATTTACTATGGCAAATCAATATAGAGTTTGGCCGAGataattttgttttcaatttgctGACTCCGTGTGACATTTAGGTCGTTCAGCGAGACCCAAAGATATTATTCTGCTACACAAGTGGCAAAAAGTGGATACACAGGTTAATTGTACCTTCTGCCAACTTGTTGAAGAGCATTTAATCATTCTGCCTGTCACCATATGTTGCTGGTACAGATAGAGAAACCAGGTTACATTTTTAGTACGAAATAGATAAATAGCTTTCATGAAAATGAAATGGAACTCAGTATAATTGGATCATTTTTGCCTACAcacctcattgttttgaaatcaCCGGGTTCAGAAGTGAAATGGCAGGATGCGAGTAGCATGCATAAGTCAGTAGAAAAACAATTGGAACATTTCATGAGCATCCACTGAAACATATTAACTGCGACATCCACCTGTGAAACCCTTTTCTCCATCATCAACCCAGCGGGGCGCTTCACCGGCGACGTGTTATGTTCTTCCTCTTCATTGTCTGAATCCCtcacaccttacaaaacaacaaaaatgccaAATTAGTTTATATTCAGATTTAGCACGCTCAGCTAGCTATCTTCTCATCCATTTTCTCTAGCGCCTGTTCTCATAGGTGTGCTTGGAGCCTAACCTGGATGACTGTGAGAGGcagggtacaccctggactgttGGTTTTCTTTTACAAAGTTCATGACATGttaagtgtttattttttttctcaaatacaGAATAATGAGCCACAACCTTAATAATAATAGAAACACACTATTCTGTCAGTCCGGAACAAAGGAAATTAAGTAAGAAGATGTTGAACTTTAGCACTTCAAGTtacatacattttttaaaattctgtGAAGAATAATGACGCGTTAATACTCACTGACAAAATGCTGCCCACTAATGTGTACTGGTCCGGAACCTGACAGGAGGCGTAATGTAACTGGCGGCGTGATCTCAAATCCGCCTAAACCCATCTAGGAAAATCAGATGATATTCCTATTAAATTTCGGTAACaggacacaacacacacacaggcaagcACAGATTTGGGGAGTTTTGACTCACAGACGGCAAGACGGATGGCTTCAGCACAACGAGCGGTACTTTTGTGGCCTTTCCATCGTAGGTTAGGGCCTCCACTTCCACCATGTGGAACTTGTCCTCAGCCTCAGCTCCCAGGCAAGCCTGATGCAGTGGCAGGTTTCAGCGTACAACACAATTTAGTGCGCATACACAACCTCACTGTGCACTCTATAATTGTGTTCATCATgaaaatacagtgatccctcgctacttcgcgtttcgtttatcgcggattcaCTACATCACACGATcgcaaattagcatctttccgctaactcgttagcctgcccagtacttcttgttggtgactgtacttcgcggatttcgcttatcgcgggtggtttttggaaccaattatccgcaataaacgagggattacttacACACTAAGAATATTAATGaatttttgtgaaaaaattaataataattgtgGCTTGTCCTGGCCACTGTCTATGGCGTTTCCATTATGTGTTAACAATAGGTTAGGGTTCGGGTTGGGGTGAAATATGGCTATGTTGCGTCTCAACCTAAGTCAGCTGGAACATACAGCTCACTCAAAAATTTTTGGCAGTGTAGGAGAAGGATGAAATGAAGCATAACATGTTTCCTTTTAAAATGTAGTAATTTGATTTACCCATGCAATTGAAGACCAGGTGAGCCAACTATGATCACGTGACCCTAACAGAAAGATGCCAGATTGGCGCCAGTCGAAACTGACGCGGATTCATGTGTGTGTATTAAGCTCCAGGTCAGGAATTGTGAACGAACgaaaaagttgttgtttttgtctttccgtTGTTTTTTTGACACGTTGCGAGGCCAATTTACACGTTCGAAGGACGCCTTACCGCTTTGAGGGACAATTGTTGCTCCGTTTCATCGTCGTCGACGTCAACTTTGTACTCCCGTTTGTCCGATTTGAGGGTACAACCTGGAGAAAGACATGCGACGGGACATTACCGAATACTACGTGCGTGCACACTGCAGCTCTGCAAAAACGTGGAGTAACTTGAGGTAAGCCTGCTTGCCATATTATGTCCTTTATCCTCCGGCTAGCTAACAAAAGATCACAATTGAGGTTAAGGTAAATGTGCGTGTTACACTAGCTGCGTCTTTTAGGTAAACCTATTATGTGCGTCAGGTGAAAATACAAAACCAATTCGTTTTATGAAGGCTAGAGCTtaccaaataaatacatttgaggTCTGTTCATATCTGAAATATCGCCCTCCATCTTTATTGTGTGCTGTGTGGGGGTTTTACTTCCGTACGTCGCTTTGACCGACGCGTCACTGCGCCAATGGGAGATGCAGAAGAGTACGCGTCACGGCGCCAATGGTTTGAGCCAATAGAGTCAAAGTGGAGGCGGGACAAACAACATTTGAAATCTACTGTGGTTGAACGCTAGAGAGCGCTGTCGTAAAgtgattaataaaaaataaaaaaacacgtgAAAACAAAAGGAGGCCTACTATTTGAACTCCTTTCGTACAAGTAAAAGTACAATCTGTAATATGTACAGTGGTGCCTCGGCAAAATTAATTAGCACACATCTCTCCAAAAAAATCCCTGGACTGAGAATTGTTTGTGACAATTCTTCCGACTTAAATGACAACCTGTCATCCATCAGCAAACCTAAACAACAGAAAAACTTTAAAATACCCCTTTATGTTTGGTTGGTGCTTGTTAAGATGGCAGAAGAAAAAGCATCCACCTTTAATCACTCTGGTAGCTGACATCATTAAAATCTCTTATCTTTCTCCAAATTTGTTGCATCATTGTCTTACCGTAATGAACACCTACGATCCCATCTACCTGTTGAAATGACCTGTGCATTTTCAAAATAGCCTCATACTGCACATTTTTAAATTTCTCTTCTTAAATCGAGCGTGTGAAGATCACTTTGACCTCTCCTATGTTTTAATTGCCACCGAACCGTGTCCTCTCCAAGTGCAAATGTGACACGGCAGCCAGCTGAATGGCTTGTCAGTTGCCTTTCTTGCCTCATGTCACCGCGTTTGCACAGCAGGTGTTGAGTCACATGCGGGGGCTAAAAGTGCAGATTTTGACCTGTCAGGAATGACTTGTCTTTACGCATGGCCGATCGCTTTGAAGGCAAGGCACATCTGCACGTCGGCGGTTCACTcaacgcctttttttttttttttaaacaacggCTGAAAttgatatacatacatataaaatGTACAATGAACAATTTCCTGTTTGCTGTTTGTTATTCACCTATTTGCATCTTTTGTGGAACCTAACCTTGGGTATTTGCTTAAAAAAAGATCACGATATTTCTGTATTTTGCTCTTTCTGTAATTCTCTAAGATTCCACAAGATGGTGATAAAGCTAACATGTAAGTAGTAATTGGTGTCAAGGAGGTGTCCTAAAGTGGTACGTCTTGGCTGAGAGACTCGCTGTTCAAGAATAAAAAACGGAATTTTACAGAATAAAAAATGGCCTCAATAATTACTCaaagcatcaccaaacatttcaGAGGAAGTTGTGAGTGAATTTTAACAAACGTGGTGCTCACGTCAAAAACGTGAAAAAATTATCAAAGAGGCTTGCCAACAGATGGCAACTTTAGGTTCTTTACAACTGGCTGACTAATAGGAATCCTAAAACATGACTTAAAATATGGCCTGTGTACTTAATAGATTTATGATGGCAGAAGCCCCAGCCTCAAGCATACGCTAATGAAAATAGCATGAAGCTAATTCCACCAATACTTTGGTTGCTATGTTGTATGACTCTTTAAATCTGTTTTTCAGAAAAGCACAGGATGATTATCAGCAGAAAAGTCAACTTTAAACTCCTGAAGGAGAAAAAACAAATTAGTTTTGAATAATGTCAATCGTAATTTGCTTTTTATGTAAGATAAGGAGGTAAATGAATTAAGATCAGAAATCAGACCAATCATGACAACCAGCATTGTAACGTTTGGCATAGGTCAGCTAGAAATGCCAAAATGCTCGATGTACATTTAGTACGGCTTTTAGGAACCTCATCAAACCCACAGAGGTGCTGATGTGCACCAACTCGTAtgtattgcattaaaaaaaaaagagacattcGGCCAAAGTTTTAATACGTGACCAAACGGCAGTTGCTGCGCACAACAGCTGGGAATGGCTTGGTGCGGTGAAGCAACGGGCCGGGTTGAGACACAGTTAAATAAACATGTTAGATAAGCTACGTCTTTATTTAGACAGCCTGATGAAGCTCTGCATTGTCTGTGAAGTAGCAAATGTTGCACTGGGAGCAACACCTAATCCAGAATTTTACATGTGGATTATAAAGGGATAAACAGTTACGCCGAGGGTGATTTCTTGTTTGGCTTTGTTATGTAAATAAGTCTTAATTTAgcaaaaaagcaacaacaaacaaacatgagCATCATGTAGCTGAATTGTCAtttgaattaaataaatattggcTTGCATGACTAAGTTGATTATGAATAAACATTTGGATTGGAAGATTCAACACAAGGTCACAGTTATTTATTATGTCAATTGTGAGACTGAGTTTGcaaatcatttttaaatcattttctgTGCATTCAACtaagttaaagaaaaaaaaaaaaacattggtacAGTAATTTTATTAGCCGGTACAAATAGGTTTCAGGTCAATATTGGCCCGATATGATAGGCCATCTGGGTGGATggctaaaaatgtttggttaagCCTTCTCCCAGAGAGTCTGTGCTTACTTAAATATTCAATACCGGCAGCTTGCATCAGTGTTTACAGTCAGGCTGTCTGCGTCCCCTCTGAGCTCTGCGAAGTCAACCGTGGCCTCTTCAATGGCCTGCCTGATTAAGAGTTAAACGTCTCCAAAAAATGGCGACAAGTGACGGCCGCAGACCGAGCGTGACACACGGTCTGTTCCGAAACAGTTGTCCGGTTGTCCCGCAATAACAAGATAGGAAGTCTGATACGAGGCTGGGGCTTGACTGTTTGTTCATAAAGA
The sequence above is drawn from the Syngnathus scovelli strain Florida chromosome 1, RoL_Ssco_1.2, whole genome shotgun sequence genome and encodes:
- the npm1b gene encoding nucleophosmin 1b isoform X1 is translated as MEGDISDMNRPQMYLFGCTLKSDKREYKVDVDDDETEQQLSLKAACLGAEAEDKFHMVEVEALTYDGKATKVPLVVLKPSVLPSMGLGGFEITPPVTLRLLSGSGPVHISGQHFVSVRDSDNEEEEHNTSPVKRPAGLMMEKRVSQKKLKMDSDEDSDDDDDDDDEDDDSDDVMPQKSVKKGPEISKKANKSWMKQNGPAQKPSGSGAKPQTKTPVPGKDKAQAGPSKALSLAEIKSKLSTAAKEGRPLPKTEQKFENFVKSSFKVSDKQVVKDLWGFLKTLKMEKK
- the npm1b gene encoding nucleophosmin 1b isoform X2, yielding MEGDISDMNRPQMYLFGCTLKSDKREYKVDVDDDETEQQLSLKAACLGAEAEDKFHMVEVEALTYDGKATKVPLVVLKPSVLPSMGLGGFEITPPVTLRLLSGSGPVHISGQHFVSVRDSDNEEEEHNTSPVKRPAGLMMEKRVSQKKLKMDSDEDSDDDDDDDDEDDDSDDVMPQKSVKKTPVPGKDKAQAGPSKALSLAEIKSKLSTAAKEGRPLPKTEQKFENFVKSSFKVSDKQVVKDLWGFLKTLKMEKK